GATCTTGTTACCGCCTTCTCCGACGTGACGGTCGCAGACAATACCGAAATTGGGAAAGATACCGTCACAGCTTTTACCGATCTGCACTTCGGTGAGAACGTGACCATTGGAAAAGACCTCGTCGCCTTCGGCAGCTTCGGCGACCTTCCCGCTTCCACTGTCGTCCACGGAGACCGTGTCGTGGTCCCGGCGTGGCTGGCCTTCCTTTTTGCTCTGATCCCCTTCGCCATCCCCGCAGGCATCATCTACCTGATCGTCCGCCTTGTTCGCGGGCGGCAAACCTACGCGTACGTCCCGCCCCCAGGCTATCCCCGCGTCTAATTCTATTTTTGTCATCCCGTAGCGAAGGGATCTGCTCTTCGGGCTTCCCCGAACAACCCACCACAAACCGTCATCTCGACCGGAGCGACGGTTTTATCGTCGCGTAGGGGAGAGATCTGCTTCTCTCCCCTACGCGACGCCAGTCAGCATTTACTTCGTAAACAACAGCGGCGCCAGCGTAATCAAATTCTCCCGCCACACCAGCCACGTGTGCATCCCGGGCGTCTCATTCACGCTGACCTCACCCTTCACATTCGTCTTCGCCCACGCCCCCAGAGCACGATTGTCGTTAATCAGGGTATCTTCCGTTCCACAGCTCATCCAGAAAAGCTTCAACGGAGCCTTGGACCTACCCGCATAAAACTTGTCGAAGTCTTTGGTGATCACAGCAGACGACATCGCCCCAACGTATCCGAAGACATCCGGATGATTCAGGCCCGTGAAAAGCGTGTGTCCGCCGCCCATCGAAAGCCCCGCGATTGCTCGATGCGCTGGATCGCGCGCAATGTTGTAGCGCGCCTCCACCATAGGCAGGATCTCGCCGATCAGTTGGTCGGCAAACATCTCCTGGTTCTTGATGGGCAAGGCATAGTCGCCGCTCCAGACGTTCCAGCCCTTGTAGATCATGTCCATCGTCCCGTAAGCCAAGGGCATTACGATCACCATGGGCTTCACCTTACCCTGCGCAATCAGGTTGTCCAGAATAAAGTTCGCCTGTCCCGAAGCCCACCAGCCCGACGAGTCGTCGGAGTAGCCGTGCAGGAGATAGAGGACCGGGTACTTGTCTTTCCGCTTCGCGTCGTAGCCCGGTGGCGTGTAAACCCAAAGGTCCCTGTCCGGCGTGGAACCGTCGTTGATCATCTTCGAGCGGTACAAATGATGTGCGACTTCACCGTGCGGAACGTCCGTCCGCTCCCAAAGCATCGCGGGCGATCCAGGCACAGGCGCCACGCTCGACGGGTTCTGCAGATTGGGCCGGACATTCGGGTCCATCGGGTCCATCAGCCGAACGCCGTTTACCACGATGCGGTAACCGTAGTTCTCCGGCGACAGCGGCTCCGTGGTGAAGGACCATATTCCGGCCTCGTCGCGCACCAGGGCGATCAGGTCTCTTCGTCCCTCCAGCTGCAACTGCACCGTCTTGGCGTTCGGGTCTTTATAGCGAAAAGTCACGGTCCGGTCCGAATGGACTTCGGGCGACTTCAGGGCCAGCGCCGCAGCGGGATCGATGGAAACGACACGCTTCGGAGCGCCAGGAGCGGGAGTCTGCGCCACGGCAGAACCAGCAAGCAATACACCGACAAAAAGAGAGGAAATAAACCGAGTCACCATGCGCGCCAGTCTACCAGCCGGAAACGCAGCCAGTCTTCCGCACAGCAAAAAGCCGGCTCCCAAAAGGGAACCGGCTTTTTGCTGACTCGCTAACCTGCTGACTCGTTTTTAGAAAGGGTTGATCTTGTTCAAGCCCTTCTTCTTCTTATGGGAGCTGCAGGAGGCTTCGCTCTTGTCGCAATCCACTTTGGCTTTGCCCTTGGCCGGAGCAGCCTGACCCACGGGAGTCTGTTGGCCCGCTACTTCGTTGATCTGATCGGGAGCAGCGGCTGGCTTTTCCGCAGCAGGCAGGGCCTCTGTATTGGCAGGTCCAACGGCGGTCAGGCCATTGGGCTGTTCGCTGGTCCTGGTTGCTCCGGGCGTCAGAATCTCGACGCCCACGCCGGTTCCAGAACCCGCCGATGTAGCCGCCGGTGCCGTCATGTCCACTGCAGCTCCCGTAGGGGCAGCGGCACCATCGGTTCCCTGTACATCGTTCAAGGCCAACGGCGCAGCGCTCGCGGGCGGGGCCGGTGCAGCGGAGTTGGTATCGTCCGCTGCAGGCGCCGGTGCAGCAGCGGTCGTCGTGGAGGCAACCGCTGCATTGGGATTCAGAGCACCGTTGAAGTCCGCCATAACCTGCCGTGTGACCGTAGGTGCCAGGGTCGGTTTCGGGTCGGCCAGCGCGGGCTCACCCAGTTTGGAGGCCTGCACGGTATCCGGTCCACGGAAGACGAGGAGCTTGACGCGGTCCTTCAGGCGGTAGCTCTGGCGGCTCGCTTCAAGCGCCTGGCTAGCTGCAACCTGATCGGCGGTTGGCGTAGGAATAGGACGGCCAATCGTCTCCAGACGGTCGCGCGCATCTTCTACGTGAGCGCTGGCAGAGTACTGCGTGACCACACGGCCATACGCTGCGGCTGCTTGGTCCTCGTAGATCTTTACCAGACGCGCCTTTGCGCCTTCAGGAAGCTTCATGACACGTACCATGCGCGCCTCTGCGGCAAAGGCATCGCCCAGGCCGATCAAAGCTTCGTCGGAGTGACTGAAGATGGGGTACGTATCCACAACCGTTTGGTAGCGCGCGATGGAAGCGGGCCAGTTTTCGCGACCTGCATAGAAGGCGGCGATGTTCGTCTCGCGCGTCGCCAGGACCTCCTGCACCTCACGCAGACGCTGCTTCGCGCCCGGGATCAGTGTGGAGTCCGGGAACTGCTGCAGCATCGTCCGATACTCTTCCTGCGCGTGAACAGCCTTGGTGTAGTCGCGGTCCGGCGTGTCCATCTGCTTGAAGTAAATATCGCCCACACGCATCTGTGCCTCTGCGGCTTCAGGAGCGTTCGGAAAGAACGTAATGAAATCCTTGTATTCGGTCTCCGCCTGCGCCAAAGCAGCCGTGCCGCCCTCGCGGTACCAGCTGTCGGCAAACGCCAGCTTGGCACGCATCATGTACTCGGAGTCAGGATAGGTCGCGAGCAGCGTCTGGAGCTCAAGACGAGCCACGTCATAACGTCCGCGCTTCGTGGAAGCCAGTGCCTTGTCATAAAGCTGCTTGTCCGGCTGGGTAGAGTCCAGACCGGCAAGCGGATTGTCTTTCGACAACCGGGTGGTCTGCTTCTGGCTCTTCTTGGTGTCCTTGGACGCAACGACCTTGTCTTCCTTGGACTTCCGCGTCCGGCCTCTCTTGTTCGGCGTATTGGCAACTGGCTCCGTGGGCGTTGCTGGAGCTTCTGTTGCGGCGGGTGCTGGAGGATTCGCGTCCTGGCCGGTCGGCGTGGCACCCGAAGCCGGTGCTGTGCTGGCGGGGGGAGTCGTAGGCTCCTGTGCATACAGCGTGCCTGCCACAAGACCGAGACCCAGGGTCAATCCCATCGCGCCGCGAATCAGGCCGCGCGCACTTCCAAAACGAAGATCTGAAATCATTAAAACTCCTCCGGACATGGCAGCCGCTGCTCGTGAAGGAGCGCGCCATCCGGTTTCTTTATTCTAAATCCCCGTGCAACCCCCGCCCGGCCATCGGGACATGGAATCTGTCTAAATTAGACCGTTCCTGCCCTTCAGTCGATAGCAAGCGCTTCGCCGGAAACCCGTTAGACTGCACCCGCCGCACGGGCCAGCCGCAGGAACTCACGCGCATTCTGCTCGGTCTTGTTCTCCTGAAAGATCGCCGAACCGGCCACCAGAAGCTCCGCCCCGGCTTCCACCACGCTCGCCACCGTACTGTCGGCTACGCCTCCGTCGACTTCGATACGGAAGTTCAAGCCCATCTTCTGCCGCAGATCGGCAAGATGGGCGACCTTCTCCACGCACCGTGGAATGAAGCTCTGCCCTCCGAAGCCGGGGTTAACCGTCATGACCAGAACATGATGCAGCAGCGGAAGGACCTCGACGATGGTCTCGACCGGAGTCGCAGGATTGATCACTACGCCTGCTTCCATGCCATGTTCGGTGATCAGCATGATCGTCCGGTGCAGATGCCGGCAAACTTCCTGCTGCACGCTCACCCAATTCGCACCCGCCGTGGCAAAGGCCGGAATGTACCGGTCAGGATCTTCGATCATCAGGTGGCAGTCCAGGGGAAGCGCAGTGATCTTGCGCACCGCAGCCACCACCGGAGGTCCAAAGGTAATATTCGGCACAAAGTGTCCGTCCATCACATCGATGTGGCAGACTGTTCCTCCGCCACGCTCCGCAAGGGCAATCTCATCCGCAAGATGCCCAAAATCCGCCGCCAATATAGAAAACGCCAGCTCAATCACAATGCCAAAAGTCTATCAGCCGCGCTCCGGAGCGACCTCCGCGACTTCGGTTGTCGCGGCAGGAATCGATTTCAGACCCACCTTCGCTGCCGCCCGCACCATCTTTCGCACGGGCCATGTGTCTCCTTCGGGAAAGCAAATAACGCCGATCCGCTTGGCCTCTGGCCGGTAATACCAGCGCTTCAGCATTGCCAGATGGTCCGCCATGGTTGCGACATCGTGCGGAGGCTGGCCGCCCTCCATCCGCGCAATCGCGCCGAGCAGCCGTTCCTCTGCACTCTCGCCCGTCGCGGCGGGACCTTCCAGCGGAACTGCTTCCAGCATGAGCGGCTGCGCAAATAAACTCGACCCGACCTCCGCCTGCTCCTTCGCCAACCGGACACCCAGCGTGGAAAAACGCTCCGGCCCATGCAGGCATCCGCCCTGCATCAACCACACCTGGACTACAGCCGCATCCTCCGCCGCAGGCAGAAAGACGACTCCCCGCAACTTATCCAGCGGACGAACAAGCTCCCCCGCCAGCGCAGCCGTCGCCTTTACCTCGACATAGCGCTCATGCGCCGCCGCAGCAGCTTCAAACTCCATATCCTCCGAAGCCTTCTCGCGTTCGGCGGCAATCTTCTCCAGCAGAGACTCGCCACGCGTCGCCAGAAAATCCAGAACGGCATCAGCCTCCGCGCGATACTCGTCATCCGTCACCCTCGCCTGGCACGGTGCCGAACACTTCTTCATCTCGCCATAGGCGCAGCCGGGATGCTCAGGGAAGGGAACCAGCTCCTCATGGCACCGCCGCAGGTGAAAGAGCTCATTCACGCCATCCACGTACCGCTCCGCCGAGGCGCGCGAAGCAAACGGCCCATAGCTCGTATGCAGAGTCCTTCGCCCTAAACGGCTGGTCACGTACATGCGCGGAAACCGGTTCTCCACGGTAAAGCGCACGACATACGGCGGATACAGCTTCAACCGCTTGCGCGTCTCATCCCGTCCAAAAGCCTCGCTCGAAGCACGATAGAGCAACAGAACCGACTCGAAATCCGACCCCGTCCGGCTCCACGCCACTCGTGCGATCCGGTCACGCAGATTAAGCCGCTTCGTCTGCCCTTCG
This genomic stretch from Terriglobus saanensis SP1PR4 harbors:
- a CDS encoding outer membrane protein assembly factor BamD → MISDLRFGSARGLIRGAMGLTLGLGLVAGTLYAQEPTTPPASTAPASGATPTGQDANPPAPAATEAPATPTEPVANTPNKRGRTRKSKEDKVVASKDTKKSQKQTTRLSKDNPLAGLDSTQPDKQLYDKALASTKRGRYDVARLELQTLLATYPDSEYMMRAKLAFADSWYREGGTAALAQAETEYKDFITFFPNAPEAAEAQMRVGDIYFKQMDTPDRDYTKAVHAQEEYRTMLQQFPDSTLIPGAKQRLREVQEVLATRETNIAAFYAGRENWPASIARYQTVVDTYPIFSHSDEALIGLGDAFAAEARMVRVMKLPEGAKARLVKIYEDQAAAAYGRVVTQYSASAHVEDARDRLETIGRPIPTPTADQVAASQALEASRQSYRLKDRVKLLVFRGPDTVQASKLGEPALADPKPTLAPTVTRQVMADFNGALNPNAAVASTTTAAAPAPAADDTNSAAPAPPASAAPLALNDVQGTDGAAAPTGAAVDMTAPAATSAGSGTGVGVEILTPGATRTSEQPNGLTAVGPANTEALPAAEKPAAAPDQINEVAGQQTPVGQAAPAKGKAKVDCDKSEASCSSHKKKKGLNKINPF
- a CDS encoding alpha/beta hydrolase — protein: MVTRFISSLFVGVLLAGSAVAQTPAPGAPKRVVSIDPAAALALKSPEVHSDRTVTFRYKDPNAKTVQLQLEGRRDLIALVRDEAGIWSFTTEPLSPENYGYRIVVNGVRLMDPMDPNVRPNLQNPSSVAPVPGSPAMLWERTDVPHGEVAHHLYRSKMINDGSTPDRDLWVYTPPGYDAKRKDKYPVLYLLHGYSDDSSGWWASGQANFILDNLIAQGKVKPMVIVMPLAYGTMDMIYKGWNVWSGDYALPIKNQEMFADQLIGEILPMVEARYNIARDPAHRAIAGLSMGGGHTLFTGLNHPDVFGYVGAMSSAVITKDFDKFYAGRSKAPLKLFWMSCGTEDTLINDNRALGAWAKTNVKGEVSVNETPGMHTWLVWRENLITLAPLLFTK
- the rpe gene encoding ribulose-phosphate 3-epimerase, with translation MIELAFSILAADFGHLADEIALAERGGGTVCHIDVMDGHFVPNITFGPPVVAAVRKITALPLDCHLMIEDPDRYIPAFATAGANWVSVQQEVCRHLHRTIMLITEHGMEAGVVINPATPVETIVEVLPLLHHVLVMTVNPGFGGQSFIPRCVEKVAHLADLRQKMGLNFRIEVDGGVADSTVASVVEAGAELLVAGSAIFQENKTEQNAREFLRLARAAGAV
- a CDS encoding excinuclease ABC subunit C is translated as MGEAAIFERVMEFVPGRAEEVLREAPAGCGVFALYGAGEGDRPYLAKSGNIRRRLQRLLEPSEGQTKRLNLRDRIARVAWSRTGSDFESVLLLYRASSEAFGRDETRKRLKLYPPYVVRFTVENRFPRMYVTSRLGRRTLHTSYGPFASRASAERYVDGVNELFHLRRCHEELVPFPEHPGCAYGEMKKCSAPCQARVTDDEYRAEADAVLDFLATRGESLLEKIAAEREKASEDMEFEAAAAAHERYVEVKATAALAGELVRPLDKLRGVVFLPAAEDAAVVQVWLMQGGCLHGPERFSTLGVRLAKEQAEVGSSLFAQPLMLEAVPLEGPAATGESAEERLLGAIARMEGGQPPHDVATMADHLAMLKRWYYRPEAKRIGVICFPEGDTWPVRKMVRAAAKVGLKSIPAATTEVAEVAPERG